A region from the Medicago truncatula cultivar Jemalong A17 chromosome 6, MtrunA17r5.0-ANR, whole genome shotgun sequence genome encodes:
- the LOC25497361 gene encoding putative pentatricopeptide repeat-containing protein At1g12700, mitochondrial: MFLIRLLPYSSFSSSSSSSTTILEDDNKHDLVSSFNRLLHQQNPTPSIFQFGKILGSLVKINHYSTVVSLHQQMELNGFVSNLVTLSILINSFSQLGQNPLSFSVLAKIFKKGYDPDAITLTSLIKGLCLKGQIHQALHFHDKLAALGFRFNHVSYGTLINGLCKVGQTRAALQLLRRVDGKLVQPDVVMYTMIIDSMCKDKLVNEAFDLYSEMVSKGISPDVVTYSALISGFCILGKLNDSIAAGT, from the exons ATGTTTCTGATTCGTTTATTACCctattcttctttttcttcttcttcttctagcTCAACAACAATCCTTGAAGATGACAACAAACACGATCTCGTTTCCTCATTCAATCGATTGCTCCATCAGCAGAACCCTACCCCATCCATCTTTCAATTTGGTAAGATTTTAGGTTCCCTTGTTAAGATCAATCATTACTCCACTGTTGTTTCCCTTCATCAACAAATGGAATTAAACGGATTTGTTTCAAACTTAGTCACTTTGAGCATCTTGATTAATAGTTTTTCTCAATTGGGTCAAAACCCTCTTTCTTTTTCCGTACTCGCCAAGATTTTCAAGAAGGGTTATGACCCAGATGCCATAACTTTAACTTCACTCATCAAGGGTCTGTGTCTTAAAGGTCAGATTCATCAAGCATTGCACTTTCATGACAAGCTGGCAGCGCTTGGATTTCGTTTTAACCATGTTAGTTATGGGACCTTGATCAACGGATTATGTAAAGTTGGACAAACAAGAGCAGCTTTGCAATTGCTGAGACGAGTTGATGGGAAATTGGTTCAACCTGATGTGGTAATGTACACTATGATTATTGATAGTATGTGTAAAGATAAACTTGTTAATGAAGCTTTTGATTTATATTCTGAAATGGTTTCTAAGGGGATTTCTCCCGACGTTGTTACTTACAGTGCTTTAATTAGTGGTTTTTGCATTCTTGGTAAATTGAATGATTCAATTG CTGCAGGAACTTAA